TACGGAGGCTTACTCTGTCAATAGCAGTTTAGTGCCCTTTGGGGCCTTGTGTAACACTGTTTTGAAATAATATGCTTGttgattaatataatatatatttttaattatcaaaCAAAGCTTGGGCATATGCTGCATATTTGTTGGTATTTCAAGTTGTCAGTCGGAGATATTTCTAACATAAGTTGTCTCCATGCTTTAAGACTGGTTTCTGATACCACCCTTTTCTTTTGTACACAGTACTTGTCATATCATCTACTAACAGTGCTGCCATCTCCATGATCATTGAGATCAACTCGCATATTGGCACCGCTGCATAACTGTATCTACTCAATTGTCATCACCATTGTCTATATAAGTATTCATGTGAAGACAACCATTTTATTGAAGAACACCAACAAGCTGGTAATTTGAAACGATTTTGAAGAAGAAGGGATAGAGAGGACAACAAATTCTACTTGGCGCACAGCAGGAGGCAATCTCAATTAATATTTAAGCCCTccattttttatgtatttgtattTAGGGTCCTTTAATGGTGCCATTCGGGCATTTCTCATTCTCAATGagttattttgagaaaattttgatatcatttttatgaaaaatagaaaaaaccataaaaagttaattgtttgttttcttttcctataaaaactttcctaaaaatGGTTTACTAACAAATGCACTAAGGACATTTGTTAACAAAATCCATGTATATATTTCAGTCTTCCTTACTCCAAGCCCTTTTAAGGTATTTTTGTTTACAAATAGTGTCCCGATAGATCATGTTGTGAATCGACGATTTCAACCGATATGATGTGCACATACCTTACACACCAGTGTGTAAATAACAATCCTCCTAAATGGCAGCTGGAGCCTGGAGGGGATAGGGCCACTTGCTTACTTGTACTCTTTGCAGGTACAAAATTAACAACCAATATTTAGTTTAAGTAGTTGTTGGACAAGGAAGGTACCTGGAAGAAGAGGAGCGCTACTTGCACACCAActctaataaaaaatgaattgttTATTTGTAAAGGTTGGATCCTCTGTCTCATAGTGCCCATTAGCAATATACCTGCAATTTTCCTAAATCTGCAATTGCAACAATAGAAACTAGAAGTCTTTTTTTGTTGTCCCTAATCCTATATTTCTACAAGTCTGCAACTGCAACACTCTGGTATATCGTTTTACAATAAGCTAGTATATTTCTGATTGCTTCCATGACCACGCCTACAGCCTCTTCGTCTTCTTGGAAATATGATGTCTTCCTTACTTTTTGCGGTGTTGACATCCGCAAAAAATTCACCCACCATCTCTATATTACTTTGAAGCAAAAAGGCATCATCACCTTCAGGGATGATGAGAAACTTGAGAGAGGAAAGTATATTTCTCAAGAGCTCTTGAAAGCAATAGAAGGGTCCAAGTATGCAATCATCGTTATCTTAGAAAACTATGCTTCCTCAAGGTGGTTCTTGATTGAATTAGCAAAGATTGTTGAATGCATGAAGGAGACCAAGTTAATAGTTTTGCCCATCTTTTACCATGTGGATCCCTCTCATGTATGGAAACAGATGAGGGCTCTTCTTGAAGCCTTTGCTAAATATCAAAAAGATCCCAAGGTTAACCCAAAGGATGTGCAAGAGTGGAAAGTTGCCTTGAAAGAAGTGGGCAATATCTCTGGATGGTATGTTAATGATAGGTATCATTTGTCTTTTGCAaagtaattttgttcaaattaataattcttCTTTTTGGGGTGTAAGGACCCAAAAGGCCAAGAGGCGCACGCCCACGTGGACGGTTGTGGGATGAGGTGTGGGCTTGTAATCCATAAAATCTTATGTCGCCTAAATCTGGTAAAGGGGAAGCCTGAATTGAATATCCAAAATGTTAATAAGCATTTTCCcttgttttgcttcttttttttttttaaattttattttatgcccCTGGTGCATCAATTCAAATACTTGCCATCATTCAGCTTAAACTTCTAATTCTTATTATCTTAGAAGTGTAATAAGACTTAAACTAGGCTATGATCAAGACAACTATATTTAGACATCCACTTAATCCGTAATTGCATCCCAGGTATACAACTTAAGTGTCTTAAAGAAAGGCAAACATTTGTTTGTTGCTTCAGAGATGAACCTGTTGAGAGTTGCAACTCTTCCTATCAATTTTTGTACCTCCTTGACAGTTTTAGGTGACGGAATCTCCAGTATAGATTTCACCTTTTCAGGGTTAGCTTCTTCCCTGTTGTGACACCATGATGCTAAGGAACTTTCCAGATGATACTCCGAATGCACAGTTTTTTGGGTTCAGCTTCATCTTGTACTGTCTCAGCGTCTCAAAAGTCTCATTGAGATCGTCTAAGTGACTTCCTTCTTCCTTGCTTTTAACGAGCATATCGTCGACATAGACCTCCATGTTCATTCCAATCTGTTTGTTGAACATCTGGTTCACCAACCTCTAGTATGTAGCTCCTGCATTTTTCAACCTAAAAGGCATGACTTTATAACAATAGAGCCCTTGGCTGGTAATGAATGCTATCTTCTCCTAGTCTTTTTCAgccatttgaatttgattataccctgaaaatgcatccatgaacgtCAAAAGCTTGTGTCTTGCTGTTGAATCGACGAGTTGGTCAATCCTAGGCAATGAGAAGCTATCTTTTGGGCAGGCACTGGTTAGGTCAATGAAATCTACGCACATTTTCCACTTTCCATTTGCCTTCTTTACCATGACGACATTAACCAGCCACTCTAGGTAATAGATGTCTCGAATGAAATTGGCTACTAGCAATTCATCTACATCATCCATTATTGCTTTGTTTCATTTAGGAGCAAAGACTCTTCTTCTTTGCTAGATTGGTTTTCTCTCAAGGTTTACATTCAACTAATGTTGGATTATATCTCCAGAAATCCCAGGCATGTCTTCGTGACTCCAGGTGAAGACGTTCAGATTGTCTTTTAGGAACTTGATCATTTTTTCTTTCGTCGAAGGATCAAGGCTCATCCTTACCATTGTTATCTTCGTTGAATCCCTTTTTATAAGTTCAATAGTTTCTAGTGCTTCTAAACTTTTCTCCTCAATCATCTCCATGTGGTTCTCCTTTGAGGCTAGATTGCCTGGTAACATTCATGAGCTAGGACTTGATCACCTTTTATCTCTCCTATGCCATGCTTTGTTGGGAACTTCACCTTTAGTCAACATGTCGATATTATCACTTTCCAATGATTGAGCGTGGGTTGTCCTATAATCACATTATAGGATGATGGGCAGTCAACTGCTAGGAAATTGAGTTGTTTAGTTACTTAGAGAGGGTGTGAGCCAGTTGTGACTGTCAATGTGACTATTCCCTTTGGGTATACTTTGTCTCCGTTGAACTTGACGAGGGGAGACTTGAATGGACGAAGTTTCTTTGGGTCTATTT
This portion of the Castanea sativa cultivar Marrone di Chiusa Pesio chromosome 7, ASM4071231v1 genome encodes:
- the LOC142643236 gene encoding TMV resistance protein N-like translates to MTTPTASSSSWKYDVFLTFCGVDIRKKFTHHLYITLKQKGIITFRDDEKLERGKYISQELLKAIEGSKYAIIVILENYASSRWFLIELAKIVECMKETKLIVLPIFYHVDPSHVWKQMRALLEAFAKYQKDPKVNPKDVQEWKVALKEVGNISGWYVNDRYHLSFAK